Proteins co-encoded in one Marmota flaviventris isolate mMarFla1 chromosome 9, mMarFla1.hap1, whole genome shotgun sequence genomic window:
- the Fjx1 gene encoding four-jointed box protein 1 yields the protein MGRRMRSAAATAGLWLLALGSLLALWGGLLPPRTELPDSRPPEDGLPQRPARRGGPAPVPRFPLPPPLAWDARGGSLKTFRALLTLAAGADGPPRRHPGERRRHVPAGRPGLAERAAVHEGVFWSRGLEEQVPRGFSEAQAAAWLEAARGARVVALERGGCGRSSNRLARFADGTRACVRYGINPEQIQGEALSYYLARLLGLQSHVPPLALARVEARGAQWAQVQEELRAAHWAEGSVVSLTRWLPNLTDVVVPAPWRSEDGRLRPLRDAGGELANLSQAELVDLVQWTDLILFDYLTANFDRLVSNLFSLQWDPRVMQRATSNLHRGPGGALVFLDNEAGLVHGYRVAGMWDKYNEPLLQSVCVFRERTARRVLELHRGQDAAARLLRLYRRHEPRFPELAALADPHAQLLQRRLDFLAKHILHCKAKYGRRPGT from the coding sequence ATGGGGAGGAGGATGCGGAGCGCCGCCGCCACCGCGGGGCTCTGGCTGCTGGCGCTGGGCTCGCTGCTAGCGCTGTGGGGCGGGCTCCTGCCGCCGCGGACTGAGCTGCCAGACTCCCGGCCGCCCGAAGACGGACTCCCCCAGCGTCCGGCCCGGAGAGGCGGCCCCGCGCCGGTGCCTCGCTTTCCTCTGCCCCCGCCCCTGGCGTGGGACGCCCGCGGTGGCTCCCTGAAAACTTTCAGGGCGCTGCTCACCCTGGCGGCCGGCGCGGACGGCCCGCCCCGGCGGCACCCTGGCGAGCGCAGGCGGCACGTGCCCGCTGGGCGGCCCGGGCTGGCGGAGCGCGCAGCGGTGCACGAGGGTGTCTTCTGGAGCCGTGGCCTGGAGGAGCAGGTGCCCCGGGGCTTTTCCGAGGCCCAAGCGGCGGCGTGGTTGGAGGCTGCGCGCGGCGCCCGGGTGGTGGCCCTGGAGCGCGGGGGCTGCGGACGCAGTTCGAACAGACTGGCGCGTTTTGCCGACGGCACCCGAGCCTGCGTGCGCTACGGCATAAACCCCGAGCAGATCCAGGGCGAGGCCCTGTCCTACTACCTGGCGCGCCTTCTGGGCCTCCAGAGCCACGTGCCACCGCTGGCACTAGCTCGGGTGGAGGCTCGGGGCGCTCAGTGGGCGCAGGTGCAGGAGGAACTGCGCGCCGCGCACTGGGCGGAGGGCAGCGTGGTGAGCCTGACGCGCTGGCTGCCCAACCTCACAGACGTGGTGGTGCCAGCGCCCTGGCGCTCAGAGGACGGCCGTCTGCGGCCCCTGCGCGACGCGGGGGGCGAGCTGGCCAACCTCAGCCAAGCGGAGCTGGTGGACCTGGTGCAATGGACCGACCTGATCCTCTTCGACTACCTGACGGCCAACTTCGACCGACTTGTAAGCAACCTCTTCAGCCTGCAATGGGACCCACGCGTTATGCAGCGCGCCACGAGCAACCTGCACCGCGGTCCTGGAGGGGCGCTGGTCTTTCTGGACAATGAGGCGGGCTTAGTACATGGCTACCGGGTGGCAGGCATGTGGGACAAGTATAACGAACCGCTGTTGCAGTCGGTGTGTGTGTTCCGCGAGCGGACCGCGAGGCGCGTCCTGGAGCTGCACCGCGGTCAGGACGCGGCGGCCCGGCTACTGCGCCTCTACCGGCGCCACGAGCCTCGCTTCCCGGAGCTGGCCGCGCTTGCCGACCCCCACGCTCAGCTACTGCAGCGCCGCCTCGACTTCCTCGCCAAGCACATTTTGCACTGCAAGGCCAAGTACGGCCGCCGGCCGGGGACTTAG